Genomic segment of Limnohabitans sp. INBF002:
GGCTTGAATGAGGCGCTTGTTCCCACGGGGCGTTTGGGCCAAGTGCCCCAAACGCTCGAGTTGGTGATGGACGCGGTGTCGGACGACTTGCCCACCATTGCGCAGCAAAAAGCGCAGGTGCAAGCCGCCGAGGCGGGTGTGACTTTGGCGCGAGGTCAATATTGGCCGACGGTGGATTTGACCGCCACACGCCAACTCAACCCGGTGTCGAATGGCTTGTTTGCGACCAGCTACAAAGAAGACACCTTCACGCAAGTGCAAGTCAACATGCCGCTTTACAGCGGCGGCGCCACATCAGCGGGCATACGCACGGCAACGAGCCAATTGACGGCAGCACAAAACGGGTTAGACGAAGCGCGCTTGTTGGCGCGCGAAAAAGCTGGCGTGGCTTACCAAGATTGGGTCAACGCACAAGGCCGTGCCACGCAAGGTGAAAGCCAAGCGCGCGTGGGCGACAAAGTGGTCGAGGGCTACCGTTTGCAGTTCCGTCTGGCTCGCCGTCAATTGCTGGACTTATTGAATATTCAGGCCGAGGCATTCAGCTATCAAAGCGCTGCCACCACGGCCATCTACGACGAAAAAATCACCCGTGCCCGTCTGTTGGCTGCGATGGGTGATTTGGCAAGAAGGTTTTAAGCGATGAGAACTCCTGACCAATCGGATGGCTCCGCAGACGCACTGTTGGTGTGTTTGGTATTGGTGGCCAAGCAGTTGGGTCATCCCTTGCATGTGCCTGCGATGCGCCAAGGCTTTGCGCTCGACGATGCTGGCCGCATTCCGTTAGAGGCGTATCCCGACTTGGCGCATCAGCACGGCTTGATGGCTGGTTGGTCACGCAAGCGCTTGGCGGATATTCCCAGTTATGTGCTGCCCGTTTTGGTGTCGTTGGTGGATGGTCGTGCCTGTGTGTTGCGTGCCATCGACGGTCCTACGGCGGTGGTGTGGTGGGCCGAATCGGGTGAGCAAGACGACCGCGTGTCATTAGACCAGCTGCAAGGCCTATCGCGCGAAGACGTGTTGGTGGTCAAGTTGTTGCCGGTGCGCAGCGACCAAACCTTGGCGCCTATGCAGGGCGCGGCGTTCAGTTGGTTCTGGGGTACGTTGTGGCGTTTCCGTCATTTTTATGTGGAGTCGATGGTGGCCACAGTGGTGGCCAATGTGCTGACGTTGGCGAGCGTGTTTTTCACCATGAACGTGTACGACCGTGTGGTGCCAACACAAGCGTATTCATCGTTGTGGACATTGGCCATCGGGACGACGGTGGCGATTGTGATGGAGTTCATCATGCGCTGGCTCAAAGCGCGGTTGGTGGATTTGGGCGGTAAAAAAGCCGACCTCGCCATCAACGCGACGCTGTTGCGCGAGGTGATGGGCATTCGCTTAGAAAACCGTCCGCAGTCCATGGGCACGTTTGCCAGTTCGATGCGCGACTTTGAATCGCTGCGCGATTTCTTTTCGTCTGCATCGTTGGTGGTGTTGGCCGACATGCCGTTTGTGTTGTTGTTCTTGGCTTTGATTGCGATGGTCAGCGGCCCTTTGGCATGGATTCCGGCCTTGGCAGTACCGTTGTTGGTGGCACAAGGCATTTGGGCGCAAAAACCGTTGATGACAGCCATGCGTGCCAACATGAAAGAAGCCGGTGACAAACAAAGCGTGCTGGTCGAGTCGGTGCTGAATTTGGAGTTGCTCAAGGCACACAACGCGGAAAGCTATTTACAGCGGCGCTGGGAAGCTTCCAACAAAGCAGGTTCAGATTCGTACAAAGAAATTCGCGCCATCACCAACTGGATCATGGGTTGCACTGCCGCGGTGTCACAACTGGTCACGGTCTTTATGGTGGTGGCCGGTGTGTACATGATCCACGCCAACTTGTTAACTTTGGGCGGTCTGATTGCCTCCGTCATCTTGGCTGGCCGTGCGTTGGGACCTTTGGGCGCCGTGATGTCGCTGGCTGCGCGCTACCAACAGGCGTCGTCGTCACTCGAAACTTTGGACGGCTTGATGAAGCGGCCACGTGACCGCATCGCCGGTCGAAAGTATGTGGTGCCTGACCACATTGCGGGTGGGTTAGAAGCGCAAGTTTTAGAGTTTGGTTATCCAGGTGAACACGCCATTCCTGTCATCAAACGGTTGTCGCTCAAGGTCGCACCAGGCGAGCACGTGGCCTTGCTGGGGCGAGTGGGCAGTGGCAAAAGTACTTTGCTGCGTTTGATGGCTGGTTTGTACACACCCTTGGCGGGCAGTGTGCGTTTAGACGGCGTAGAGATGCAGCAAATTGAACCCGCTGAAGTGCGCAGCTGCATGGGTTATGTGGGCCAAGACCCGCAGCTCTTCATGGGCACTTTGCGCGAAAACATGGTGCTGTCGGAAACATGGATCAGCGACACCAAGATCATTGAGGTACTCAAAACCTTGCACCTGTACGAAATGGTGGCTGCACACCCACGCGGCTTAGACATGCCCATCACCGAGGCTGGTGGCGGTTTGTCTGGGGGGCAGCGTCAGCTGCTGTCGATCGCACGCATGATGTTGCGCGATCCTCAGCTGGTCTATATGGATGAACCCACCGCCAACATGGACGGCAACACCGAAGCCCATGTGATTGCGGTGCTCAAAGAGTGGTTGCAGGGCCGCACCTTGCTGATGTCGACACACCGACCCCAGTTGTTGGTGTGGGCCGATGTGGTGGCGGTGATTGATGCTGGTCAATGCGTGATGGTCGGGCCCAAACAAGAAATGATTGAAAAGCTGTCGCGTGGCGTTGAAGTCAAGATGGCCGGAGTCGCTGTATGAAACAAAAGCTAATAGCAACTTGGGCGCAAGCCAAAACCTTGTGGGCCAAGTTCAAAGAGCTGTCGCAAGACGACAAAAAGATTGCAGGCTTTGGCGTGCGCACCGTGGAAGACGACGAGCGCGAAGCCAGCCGCTTGTTGGTGTGGGTGACGGCTGGTACTTTGTTTTTTGGGTTGATTTGGGCGGGGTTTTTTAGCTTGGATGAAATCACGCGTGGCCAAGGAAAAATCATTCCCTCCAGCCGTGAACAGGTGATTCAAAGCTTGGACTCAGGTGTCTTGAGTGAGATGTTGGTGCGCGAAGGTGATGTGGTTGAAAAAGACCAAGTGCTCTTGCAAATGGATGACACACGTTCGGGCGCAGGCTACCGCGAAGCGAACGAAAAGTATTTGTCTTTGCTGGCCACGGCAGCACGTCTGCGTGCAGAAGCCAACAACACGACTTTGACGTTCCCGTCAGAGCTCAAAGCAGAGCCGCAGCTGATCACGCAAGAAACGCAGGCCTACAAAGCGCGCAAGCAGGCGCTGACAGAATCATTGCAAGCCGTGGATGCTTCACTGGCAGCCATCACCCGTGAAATCACACTCACCGAGCCCTTGGTCAAAGGCGGGGTGATGTCGGAGGTGGAGCTGTTGCGCCTGAAGCGTCAACAAGCCGAGTTGATGGGGCAGCGCGCAGAGCGCAAAAACCGTTACCTCACAGATGCGAATAACGAGTTGACACGTGTGTCATCCGATCTGTCGCAGACCAAAGAAAACGCCTCGGCGCGCGAAGATGCTTATCTGCACACCACCATCAAATCGCCCATGAAGGGCGTGGTGAAAAACGTGCAGGTCACCACCGTGGGCGGCGTGATTCAAGCGGGCCAACCGATTTTGGAAATCGTGCCCACCGAAGATGAAATGATGGTCGAGGCCTACGTCAAACCCGCAGAAGTGGCGTTTTTGAAAGTGGGCCAAAAAGCGGTGGTCAAACTCACGTCGTATGACTTCAACAAATACGGCGGCCTAGACGGCGAGCTGGAACACCTGAGCCCTGACACCATGAAGGACGAACGCCAACAGCGCAAACCCGGCGCAACACCCGCGGACATGGACGAAGGTTTCTACCGCATCTTGGTGCGCATCAAAGACCCCAACCTCGTGCGCAAAGGGTTGAAGATCGCGCCCACACCGGGCATGACGGCGAGTGTGGAAATTCGAACCGGTCAAAAGACGGTGCTTGAATACCTGTTCCGTCCTTTGCAAAACGTGTCGCAAGCCTTGCGCGAGCGTTGATTTAGGATGGGTGCCAGAGGGGTTAACTTTTGGTGCCAATTGAACATTCTTTTTTAGACAAAGCGCTGCAACGCCAGCGCGCCGCGCACCGGGCGCACGCCTATGCCAGTGAAGCGGAGCGTCGTCAGGATTTGCTCAATCTCAAGGCCTTGGTGCGTGACAACGCCGAAGTGTTGGCCCAAGCCATCTCTGCCGATTACGGCCACCGTTCACGCCACGAAACTTTGCTGGCGGACGTTTTGCCCGTCATGCATGGCGTGGACCATGCGCTCAAACACCTCAAGCGATGGATGAAGCCACAGCGTCGCAGCGTCGATTGGATGAAATTCTTCGGTGCGAAAAATCGTGTGTTGCCACAGCCCTTGGGCGTGGTGGGCATCATCGTGCCGTGGAATTTCCCCATTAATTTGAGTTGTCTAGTTTTGGTGGATGTCTTTGCGGCTGGCAATCGTGCCATGGTCAAGATGTCAGAGAACTCGCGTCACCTGACGCGGGCATTGATGGACTTGATGCCTCGTTATTTCAGTCCCGACAAATTGATTTTTTTTGAAGAAACTGGTGGCGTGGGTGTGGCGTTTTCAAAGCTCAAGTTTGACCATTTGGTCTTCACGGGGTCGACAGAAACGGGCAAAGCGGTCATGGCGGCTGCAGCCCCCAACTTGTGTCCTGTGACCTTGGAGCTGGGGGGCAAGTCACCCGCGGTGGTGTGCGAGGACTTCCCCTTGCGAACTGCTGCCGAGCGGATACTGTTTGCCAAGTGCTTCAACGCAGGGCAAATTTGTACCGATGTCGACCATGTGTACCTGCCTCGGCACAACATTGCTGCATTTGTGGCGTTGGCAAAAGAGATCGTGCAAAAACGCTATGACACGCTCGATAGCCCTGACTTCACGGCCATCATTGACGCCAAGTCGTTCCACCGCTTAGTGGCGGCCTTGCAAGAGGCGCAAGCGCAGGGCGCAACCCTCGTTCCCTTGTTGCCAGGCCTGCCTTGGGATGAGCGCACGCGCAAGATCGCGCCGCACTTGGTGCTCAATCTGCCACCCGGATGTGCCCTGCAAACTCACGAAATATTTGGCCCCGTGTTGCCAGTGATGGGCTACACCACCTTGGATGAGGTGGTGCAAAGCATTCATGCGGCACCGCGCCCTTTGGCTTTCTACCCATTCAGCAACAACCGGCAAATCATTCAGGACTTGGTGATGCGGACCATGTCCGGCGGCGTGGTCGTGAACGATGCACTGCTGCATGCGGCACAACACAGTTTGCCCTTTGGTGGCGTGGGCGAGAGTGGCATGGGCCATTACCACGGGTATGAAGGGTTTGTGAATTTTTCCAAGATGCGCCCCATTTTTTACCAAGCGCGTTTCAATGCGGTGCGTTTGGTTTGGCCACCTTATCGCCAGCGCATAGCAACATATTTGAAATTTCTCATGAAATGAAAAGACGCGACTTCAACCAACACCTGCAACGCAGTGCCATTGCCTTGGCCCTTTCGCCATGGATGTCTGCCGTTGCAGCACCGACAGAAAAAGCACGCAGATGGTTTACCAACCCTTTTGCATTGGGCGTCGCCAGTGGTCGCCCGCGTGCGGACTCGGTCGTGTTGTGGACCCGTGTGTTGTTCAGTGAACAAGACCGTGCAGCAGGCACTGACCCGCTGCGTGTGCATGTGGAGGTGTTTGTCGATGAGGCACTCAAACAACGTGTGCAAAAAACAGACGTCGTCACAGATGACGCGCGTGGACACAGCGTGCATGTGCATGTGCAGCACTTACAACCGGGCACCGATTATTGGTATCGCTTCCGCCAAGGTGATGCCCTGAGTACTGTCGGCCACACCCGCACGGCACCTGCGTTGAATGCCGATGTGCGCCAACTGCGCATGGCATTGTCGTCATGCCAACACTATGAACAAGGGCAGTACATAGCTCACGCGGAGATTGCCAACCAGCAGCTTGACTTTGTCTTGTTTGTGGGCGACTACATCTACGAGAGCAGCAACCCGCAATACGCGACGCGCCAACACAGCAGTGCCGAGCCTAAAACTTTGCCGCAATACCGCGAGCGCTACGAGCAATACAAGCGCGATCCCATGCTGCAAGCCGCGCACGCGGCGCATCCGTGGGTGTTGATGTGGGATGACCATGAAGTGGTCAACGATTACGCCAATGACCAAGATCGCCATTACACCGACCCGCATCAAGTACTCAAACGCCGTGCCGCTGCGTATCAAGCGTACTTTGAACATCAACCTTTGCTGCTCGGCCCTGACGTTGATAACCCAGCCAATATGCGTTTGTATGACCAGCTCAGCTGGGGCAAGTTGGCGGACATTTGGACCCTCGATTGCCGCCAGTACCGCAGCGTTCAGGCCTGTCGCGACCCCGTGCGCGGCGGTGGTCGCATGGTGTTGCAGTGCGATGAGTTGAGCGACACCAGTCGCAGCATGTTGGGGCAGGCGCAAGAGCGTTGGCTGACCGAGCGTTTGAGCCATTCCAATCGCCAATGGAAGCTGCTGGCGCAAGCCACGCAAATCAGCTCCACCAGTATTCCCGCACCCGTTGGTCGCAGCTATTGGAACGATGCGTGGGATGGCTATCCCGAAGCCCGCAAGCGTCTGTTGCAAACCGTGGTCGATGCGAAGCTGCAAAACGTCGTCACCCTCGGCGGTGATGTGCATTGCAATGTGGCGGCCAACTTGCGCCTCGAGCCCAACAACCCGCAGTCGCCCATTGTTGCCAGCGAGTTTGTCACCACCTCCATCACTTCTCGCGGCTTGGGCGACAAGCCCGCGGCATTGATCCGAGAGAGCAATTCAGATTTGTTGCACTACCGTTCGGATGAACGTGGCTACAGCCTGATCACTGTCACGCCCAATGCCGTGCGTTGTGATTTTCGGACCACAAAATTTCCAGCGGGCAGCGAAGCCGGCTTGAAAACGCAAGCGAGCTATGTGGTCAAGAGCGGCAAAGCAGGTCCGCAACCGGCCTGATGTTCATGCGGTGAGCACGCCGCGATCCAGCCTATAGCTGCGGTCGCTTACCCATTGCGCAAAATGCGTGTTTTGTTCAGACAGCAACACCCCCATGCCTTGACCCTTGAGCGCCAAAATCATCTCGGCCATTTGCTCCACGATGACGGGCGCGACGCCTTCGGACGGTTCATCCAGCAACACCATCTGTGGATTGCCCATGAGTGTGCGAGCGACGGTGAGCATTTGTTGCTCGCCCCCGCTCATGTGGCTGGCTAGGCGGTGCTGCATCGGGGCCAAGTTAGGAAACAGCGCAAATATTTTTTCAACTGACCATTGCGGTGCTGCGTTGTCACTTGCCAACCTATCCGCGAAGCGACGTTTGGCTTGTGCGCCCACTTGCAAGTTCTCCAGTACCGTCAAGTCAGTGAAGATACGGCGGTCTTCGGGCACATAGCCTAAACCCAAACGCGCGGCTTGATAGGGCTGGGCATTCGAAATGTCATGCCCCGCAAACATCACGCAACCTGTGCGGCGGGGCATCAGACCCATGATGGCTTTGAGCGTGCTGGATTTGCCTGCGCCGTTGCGTCCAATGAGGGCCACCACTTCGCCGCGCGCCACATGCAGGTCTGCATGGAACAGCACTTGCGCTGCACCGTACCAAGCGTTGAGGCCTTGCACGGTCAGCAAGGGAGCGGTGACGGTGTTTGGCGTTGAAGAATGCGTCATGGTTCTGACTCAGTGCTAGGTGAAGCGGCAGACACTGCATATGATGTTTGGCGTACTGCTGGTTCACCAAAAGTTTTGCCAGTGCCAAAGTACACCGCTTGCACGTGTGGGTCGGCTTGCACTTGCGCGGGTGTGCCTTGTGCGATCAGTGTGCCGCGTGCCATCACCAACACGCGGTCGGCGTGTTCAAACACCACATCCATGCTGTGCTCGGTGAACAGCACAGCCACGCCGCGCTGTGTCACCAAGCTCCGGGTGAGGTTCATCAATGCGTGTCGTTCGTCGGGGGCCATGCCTGCGGTGGGTTCGTCCATCAGCAACAAGCGCGGCTCGTTGGCCAGCGCCATGGCCAACTCTAGACGCTTCACATCGCCGTAGGCCAAAGCACTGCTTGCGCGTTGGGCTTGTGTGTCCAGTTGCACGTGTTCCAGCAATTGCAGCGCGTCAGCACGACGGTAGTTTGCCGCGCGGCTCCAAGGCGAGAGCGATTGGCCATCGGACGACAGCAACGCCATTTGCACGTTCTCGATCACGGTGAGCGAGCCAAAGGTTTGTGCAATTTGAAACGTGCGGCTCACACCCATGCGCCACAAATCATGTGGCTTGCGACCCAGCAGCGATACACCGTCTAAAGTGATACTGCCGCTGTCCGGCGTGAGCTGGCCGTTGACCAAATTGAAGGTGGTGGACTTGCCTGCGCCATTTGGGCCGATGAGGGCTAACAGTTCGCCCGCTTGCAAGTTGAACGACACATCGTTGACGGCTTGGTTGCCACCGAAGGCTTTGTGCAAATGTTGAACGCTCAGCAATGTCATGCCGATGCTCCTCGCACACGTTGCCACAGCGCTTGCACCGAGCCCGCAATGCCTTGCGGAAACACCAACACTAGCAACAACATGCTGGCACCCAACACGGCGCGCCAGTAGTCGGTGCTGCGGGCCAAGCTGTCTTGCAACGCGGTGAATGTGACGGCACCTACCAACGGGCCGACGAGGGTGTGCACGCCACCGAGCATGACCATGACCAAGCCATCCACCGACTTGCTCACACCCAACACATCGGGCGAGATGCTGCCTTTCGAGAACGCAAATAAGGCACCCGCCAAACCCGCAAAGCCAGCGGCCAGCACAAATCCCAGCCACTGGACGCGCGCCACATCCAAGCCCATGGCTTCGGCGCGACCCACCGAGTCGCGGCTGGCGCGCAGTGCATAGCCCAACGGTGACATCAGCACACGGCGTAACGCAAACACGCTGAGTGCAACCAGCACAAGCGTGAGCCAGTAATAAGCGGCTTTGTCTTGCAACCACGCGCTAGGCCACACGCCCGTGACGCCGTTGCTGCCGCCCGTGAAGTCGTCCCACTGAAAACAGATGGACCACACAATTTGTGCAAACGCCAACGTGAGCATGGCCAAGTACACACCCGACAAACGCACCGCAAACCACGCAATGGGTGCCGCCACCAAGGCGCTGACGAGTGGGGCCAACAGCAAGGCCGTTTCGCTAGACATGCCCGCACGCAACACCAGCAGCGCAGCGCCATACGCGCCCACGCCAAAGTAAGCTGCATGACCGAACGAGTGCATGCCCGCAGGCCCCATGATGAAGTGCAAGCTGGCGGCGAACAAAACAGCAACTGCCAAGTCAATGCCCAGCACCAGTGTGTAGGGTGAATCTGCCGTGAACAAAGGCAGCGCCAACAACGCTGCACCAATGCACAGCCACACCCACTGCGTGCGCACGCTACTCAAAGCAAACGGTGTCTCTTGCTCCGTGCTGGCGCGCGGCGCGCTTTGTGGCTTGCCCAACAAGCCCCAAGGCCGCACCATCAACACCGCAGCCATCACCAAAAACTCAGCAACCAACGTGAGTTTAGAAAACGCAAACGACACACCCAAAATTTCCACCGTGCCCACTGCGATGCACAGCGCTTTGATTTCGGCAATCAACAACGCCGCCACAAACGCACCGGGGATGGAGCCCATGCCGCCCACCACCACCACCACAAAGGCGTCGCCAATCGTGGCCATGTCCAGCCCCAAATGCGCAGGCTCGCGTGGCAGTTGCAGTGCGCCGCCCAAACCGGCCAGCGCGCAGCCCAACGCAAACACCGCAGTGAACAAGTGACGCGGGTTCACGCCCAAAGCGCTCAACATGTCGCGGTCTTGTGTGGCGGCGCGTACCAACATGCCAAAGCGTGTGTGCTGTAAACACCACCACAACACGGCCAATACGAGCGGGCCAATCGCAATCAAGAACAGGTCATACGTCGGAAAGCGGCGGCCCAAGATATCTACCGCGCCGCTCAGGCCCGGGGCGCGTGGCCCCAGCAAGTCTTCCGCACCCCACAGCCCCAGCGTGCCGTCTTGAATGACGAGCACCAAGGCAAACGTGGCGAGCAACTGAAACAGCTCCGGCGCTTTGTAAATGCGGCGCAGCAACAGCACCTCCACCAACGCACCCAACATGCCGGTGACGAGCGCCGCGCAGAGCAACATTAAAAAGTAGGCGGTGGTTTGGCTCGCAGCATCGCCCAACGCCACGCTCAAAGCTGACGACACAGCGGGTGCAGCATGTGACACCAGCGAGTAAGCCACATACACACCCAACATGAAGAACGAGCCATGCGCAAAATTGACGATGCGCGTCACCCCAAAGATGAGCGACAAGCCCGCCGCCACCAAAAACAAAGACGATGCAGCGGCCAGCCCGTTGAGGGCTTGTACGAAGAGGCTGGCGACGTCCATGAGGTGTGAGGGTTTGAAATTAAAACGCCCGCAAGAGGCGGGCGTTGTGTTGAGGTTCGAGGGGCGTTTAGTTGCTCGGTCTGAGTTTTTTCACAACGTCATCGCTGGGTTGCACACTGGCGCCGTCGATGTAGCGGTAGTCTACCAACACACCCTTGCCGCCTTCATTCTTGGTGCGACCCAAGAAGGCGCCCATGGTGGACTGGTTGTCTTGCTTGCGGAACATCACGGGGCCATAAGGCGTGCTGAATTTCAAACCACTGAACGCAGTGACCAGCTTCTCGCTGTCGGTTCTTTTGGCTTTGCTGATGCCTGCGGCCAAAGCCTGAATCATGCTGTAGCCCACGACCGAGCCCAAGCGCGGGTGGTCGTTGTACTTGCGGTGGTAGGCCAAGTAAAAGGCTTTGTGCTCGGGGGTTTGCACGCCGTACCAAGGGTAGCCCGTGACGATCCAGCCATTGGGTGTTTCGTCTTTGAGCGGCTCCAAATACTCTGGCTCCCCTGTTAACAGGCTCACCACTTCACGGCCTTGGAACACACCGCGTGTGTTGCCTTCGCGCACAAACTTGGCCAGGTCGGTAGCAAACAGCACGTTGAAGATGGCGTCGGGCTTGGCATCGGCAATCGCTTGCGTGACGGAGCCTGCATCAATCTTGCCCAGCGCGGGGGCTTGCTCGGCCACAAACTCCACATCGGGCTGCGCGGCCTTCAGCAGTTGTTTGAAGGTGGCCGCAGCCGATTGGCCGTATTCGTAGTTGGGGTACACCACGGCCCAGCGTTTTTTCTTGAGCTTGGCGGCTTCGGGCACCAGCATGGCCACTTGCATGTAGGTGCTGGCGCGCAGGCGGTAGGTGTAGCGGTTGCCGTTTTGCCAGACCATTTTGTCGGTCAGCGGCTCGCCCGCGAGGAAGAACACTTTGCGTTGCTTGGCAAAGTCGCCCAGCGCCAAACCGATGTGTGAGAGGAAGGCGCCCGAGAGCACATCCACCTTTTCGCGGCTCAGCAGCTCTTCGGCGGCACGCACGGCGTCGCCGGGTGAGGCGTTGTCGTCACGCGTGATGAGTTGCAGCTGTTTGCCGTTCACGCCGCCTGCGGCGTTGATCTCTTCCACCGCCAACTCCATGCCCTTTTTGTACGGGTCGAGGAAGGCGGGCTGGGCCTTGTAGCTGTTGATCTCGCCAATCTTGATGACGTTTTGAGCGAAGGCGGGTAAGGCCGCCACGCTGAAGAGCAGGGCGGCGGTGCGCAGGGTTGATGCAAGTGTGGTGTTCACGAAAGTGGCCTTTGAAAGCAAGCGTGGGTTGCGGCAACCCGCGCCTAAAAATGTGTGAAGCACGAATTGTCTTGCAAACGCAAAAGGCATTTGCATACGAGATATCAAAGCCCCAAAGAAAAAGCCCCGCTATGCGGGGCTCTTCACATTCAGTGCGCATCTTGCGATGCGTCTGTCAGTGGCACTTGAATCACGCTTCCAAACGTGCAGCCAAAGCGGCCTTGGTTGCGGTCATCTCAACGGGCAGGTGGTAGGCCAGTTGGGTGAACAACTCTTCGTGCAGTT
This window contains:
- a CDS encoding type I secretion system permease/ATPase; its protein translation is MRTPDQSDGSADALLVCLVLVAKQLGHPLHVPAMRQGFALDDAGRIPLEAYPDLAHQHGLMAGWSRKRLADIPSYVLPVLVSLVDGRACVLRAIDGPTAVVWWAESGEQDDRVSLDQLQGLSREDVLVVKLLPVRSDQTLAPMQGAAFSWFWGTLWRFRHFYVESMVATVVANVLTLASVFFTMNVYDRVVPTQAYSSLWTLAIGTTVAIVMEFIMRWLKARLVDLGGKKADLAINATLLREVMGIRLENRPQSMGTFASSMRDFESLRDFFSSASLVVLADMPFVLLFLALIAMVSGPLAWIPALAVPLLVAQGIWAQKPLMTAMRANMKEAGDKQSVLVESVLNLELLKAHNAESYLQRRWEASNKAGSDSYKEIRAITNWIMGCTAAVSQLVTVFMVVAGVYMIHANLLTLGGLIASVILAGRALGPLGAVMSLAARYQQASSSLETLDGLMKRPRDRIAGRKYVVPDHIAGGLEAQVLEFGYPGEHAIPVIKRLSLKVAPGEHVALLGRVGSGKSTLLRLMAGLYTPLAGSVRLDGVEMQQIEPAEVRSCMGYVGQDPQLFMGTLRENMVLSETWISDTKIIEVLKTLHLYEMVAAHPRGLDMPITEAGGGLSGGQRQLLSIARMMLRDPQLVYMDEPTANMDGNTEAHVIAVLKEWLQGRTLLMSTHRPQLLVWADVVAVIDAGQCVMVGPKQEMIEKLSRGVEVKMAGVAV
- a CDS encoding HlyD family type I secretion periplasmic adaptor subunit, with translation MKQKLIATWAQAKTLWAKFKELSQDDKKIAGFGVRTVEDDEREASRLLVWVTAGTLFFGLIWAGFFSLDEITRGQGKIIPSSREQVIQSLDSGVLSEMLVREGDVVEKDQVLLQMDDTRSGAGYREANEKYLSLLATAARLRAEANNTTLTFPSELKAEPQLITQETQAYKARKQALTESLQAVDASLAAITREITLTEPLVKGGVMSEVELLRLKRQQAELMGQRAERKNRYLTDANNELTRVSSDLSQTKENASAREDAYLHTTIKSPMKGVVKNVQVTTVGGVIQAGQPILEIVPTEDEMMVEAYVKPAEVAFLKVGQKAVVKLTSYDFNKYGGLDGELEHLSPDTMKDERQQRKPGATPADMDEGFYRILVRIKDPNLVRKGLKIAPTPGMTASVEIRTGQKTVLEYLFRPLQNVSQALRER
- a CDS encoding coniferyl aldehyde dehydrogenase, encoding MPIEHSFLDKALQRQRAAHRAHAYASEAERRQDLLNLKALVRDNAEVLAQAISADYGHRSRHETLLADVLPVMHGVDHALKHLKRWMKPQRRSVDWMKFFGAKNRVLPQPLGVVGIIVPWNFPINLSCLVLVDVFAAGNRAMVKMSENSRHLTRALMDLMPRYFSPDKLIFFEETGGVGVAFSKLKFDHLVFTGSTETGKAVMAAAAPNLCPVTLELGGKSPAVVCEDFPLRTAAERILFAKCFNAGQICTDVDHVYLPRHNIAAFVALAKEIVQKRYDTLDSPDFTAIIDAKSFHRLVAALQEAQAQGATLVPLLPGLPWDERTRKIAPHLVLNLPPGCALQTHEIFGPVLPVMGYTTLDEVVQSIHAAPRPLAFYPFSNNRQIIQDLVMRTMSGGVVVNDALLHAAQHSLPFGGVGESGMGHYHGYEGFVNFSKMRPIFYQARFNAVRLVWPPYRQRIATYLKFLMK
- a CDS encoding alkaline phosphatase D family protein, with product MKRRDFNQHLQRSAIALALSPWMSAVAAPTEKARRWFTNPFALGVASGRPRADSVVLWTRVLFSEQDRAAGTDPLRVHVEVFVDEALKQRVQKTDVVTDDARGHSVHVHVQHLQPGTDYWYRFRQGDALSTVGHTRTAPALNADVRQLRMALSSCQHYEQGQYIAHAEIANQQLDFVLFVGDYIYESSNPQYATRQHSSAEPKTLPQYRERYEQYKRDPMLQAAHAAHPWVLMWDDHEVVNDYANDQDRHYTDPHQVLKRRAAAYQAYFEHQPLLLGPDVDNPANMRLYDQLSWGKLADIWTLDCRQYRSVQACRDPVRGGGRMVLQCDELSDTSRSMLGQAQERWLTERLSHSNRQWKLLAQATQISSTSIPAPVGRSYWNDAWDGYPEARKRLLQTVVDAKLQNVVTLGGDVHCNVAANLRLEPNNPQSPIVASEFVTTSITSRGLGDKPAALIRESNSDLLHYRSDERGYSLITVTPNAVRCDFRTTKFPAGSEAGLKTQASYVVKSGKAGPQPA
- a CDS encoding ABC transporter ATP-binding protein translates to MTHSSTPNTVTAPLLTVQGLNAWYGAAQVLFHADLHVARGEVVALIGRNGAGKSSTLKAIMGLMPRRTGCVMFAGHDISNAQPYQAARLGLGYVPEDRRIFTDLTVLENLQVGAQAKRRFADRLASDNAAPQWSVEKIFALFPNLAPMQHRLASHMSGGEQQMLTVARTLMGNPQMVLLDEPSEGVAPVIVEQMAEMILALKGQGMGVLLSEQNTHFAQWVSDRSYRLDRGVLTA
- a CDS encoding ABC transporter ATP-binding protein is translated as MTLLSVQHLHKAFGGNQAVNDVSFNLQAGELLALIGPNGAGKSTTFNLVNGQLTPDSGSITLDGVSLLGRKPHDLWRMGVSRTFQIAQTFGSLTVIENVQMALLSSDGQSLSPWSRAANYRRADALQLLEHVQLDTQAQRASSALAYGDVKRLELAMALANEPRLLLMDEPTAGMAPDERHALMNLTRSLVTQRGVAVLFTEHSMDVVFEHADRVLVMARGTLIAQGTPAQVQADPHVQAVYFGTGKTFGEPAVRQTSYAVSAASPSTESEP
- a CDS encoding ABC transporter permease, with amino-acid sequence MDVASLFVQALNGLAAASSLFLVAAGLSLIFGVTRIVNFAHGSFFMLGVYVAYSLVSHAAPAVSSALSVALGDAASQTTAYFLMLLCAALVTGMLGALVEVLLLRRIYKAPELFQLLATFALVLVIQDGTLGLWGAEDLLGPRAPGLSGAVDILGRRFPTYDLFLIAIGPLVLAVLWWCLQHTRFGMLVRAATQDRDMLSALGVNPRHLFTAVFALGCALAGLGGALQLPREPAHLGLDMATIGDAFVVVVVGGMGSIPGAFVAALLIAEIKALCIAVGTVEILGVSFAFSKLTLVAEFLVMAAVLMVRPWGLLGKPQSAPRASTEQETPFALSSVRTQWVWLCIGAALLALPLFTADSPYTLVLGIDLAVAVLFAASLHFIMGPAGMHSFGHAAYFGVGAYGAALLVLRAGMSSETALLLAPLVSALVAAPIAWFAVRLSGVYLAMLTLAFAQIVWSICFQWDDFTGGSNGVTGVWPSAWLQDKAAYYWLTLVLVALSVFALRRVLMSPLGYALRASRDSVGRAEAMGLDVARVQWLGFVLAAGFAGLAGALFAFSKGSISPDVLGVSKSVDGLVMVMLGGVHTLVGPLVGAVTFTALQDSLARSTDYWRAVLGASMLLLVLVFPQGIAGSVQALWQRVRGASA